A single region of the Streptobacillus canis genome encodes:
- the recJ gene encoding single-stranded-DNA-specific exonuclease RecJ: MIWKSIFYDNDYLESKMQLFNKDELITTLLLNKKIYTKEEMDTFLNPSYKQLHNPFLLNNMEEVVEKILQFRNNGKKILIFGDYDIDGISGSLYLSKIFEKLNINNEIYIPTRTIFKYSLNKGFFEDIANKNIELIISVDNSFGEVSHIDRLKAMGVDLIITDHHFNNKDIQGMLEINPKKSGNYPFKELSGAGVVFKLVQAIYSKLPEMPISDIYEYCELISLATIADVMECIDENRFLIKRGLKNFSKTKILAFKMIMDNFKIESEYISINDISYRISPLINAIGKLDDPLKIIKFLTSNSEKINTQILNEMYEYNFERKNYESRIYNKIIEYLENKDLRKLNYIYYEINDINLGVLGSITSKLALEFKVPVIIVSKVDGYCKGSCRSIENKNIYKLISEFSDYFINFGGHDLAAGFLITNSNLNLIKDKIKQKMYNLNLTEKSKDEIIIDAKFPVNLLTSKKMIEINNLGPFGLSNNEPNFYDENIKFRNILIFGIDNKHFKAYIYRNGKEIQILGYNLSHKLNLKNSNKLYKIIYTPELIGKKVIRLKLKDIE; this comes from the coding sequence ATGATATGGAAAAGTATATTCTATGATAATGATTATTTAGAAAGTAAAATGCAACTTTTTAATAAGGATGAATTGATTACTACTTTATTATTAAATAAGAAAATTTATACTAAAGAAGAGATGGATACTTTTTTAAATCCAAGTTATAAACAGTTACATAATCCATTTTTATTAAATAATATGGAAGAAGTTGTGGAGAAAATTCTACAATTTAGAAATAATGGAAAGAAAATATTAATTTTTGGAGATTATGATATTGATGGAATATCAGGTTCGTTATATCTTTCAAAAATATTTGAAAAATTAAATATAAATAATGAAATATACATTCCTACAAGAACTATTTTTAAGTATAGCTTAAATAAAGGTTTCTTTGAAGATATTGCCAATAAAAATATTGAATTAATAATTTCAGTAGATAATTCTTTTGGAGAAGTTTCACATATAGATAGATTAAAAGCTATGGGAGTAGATTTGATAATTACAGATCACCATTTTAATAATAAAGATATACAAGGAATGTTAGAAATAAACCCTAAAAAATCAGGAAATTATCCTTTTAAAGAACTTTCTGGTGCAGGGGTAGTATTTAAATTAGTTCAAGCAATATATTCAAAATTACCAGAGATGCCAATTTCAGATATATATGAATACTGTGAGTTAATATCTCTTGCAACTATTGCAGATGTAATGGAATGTATTGATGAAAATAGATTTTTAATTAAGAGAGGTTTGAAAAACTTTTCTAAAACAAAAATATTAGCATTTAAAATGATAATGGATAATTTCAAAATTGAATCAGAATATATTTCAATAAATGATATTAGTTATAGAATTTCACCACTTATTAATGCAATAGGAAAGTTAGATGATCCACTTAAAATAATAAAATTTTTAACCTCTAATTCTGAAAAAATTAACACACAGATTTTAAATGAGATGTATGAATATAATTTTGAAAGAAAAAATTATGAAAGTAGAATATATAATAAGATAATTGAATATTTAGAAAATAAAGATTTGAGAAAATTAAATTATATATATTATGAAATTAATGATATTAATTTAGGAGTTTTGGGATCAATAACTTCAAAATTAGCTTTAGAGTTTAAAGTTCCTGTAATAATAGTATCTAAAGTAGATGGATATTGTAAAGGATCGTGTAGAAGTATTGAGAATAAAAATATATATAAACTTATATCTGAATTTTCAGACTATTTCATAAATTTTGGAGGGCATGATTTAGCAGCAGGCTTCTTAATTACAAATAGTAATTTAAATTTAATAAAAGATAAAATAAAACAAAAAATGTATAATTTAAATTTAACTGAGAAATCAAAAGACGAGATAATTATTGATGCTAAATTTCCAGTAAATTTATTAACTTCAAAAAAAATGATAGAAATAAATAATTTGGGACCATTTGGTCTTTCAAATAATGAACCAAATTTCTATGATGAAAATATTAAATTTAGAAATATACTGATTTTTGGAATTGATAATAAACATTTTAAAGCTTATATATATAGAAATGGTAAAGAAATACAAATACTTGGATATAATTTAAGTCATAAATTAAACTTGAAAAATTCAAATAAATTGTATAAAATAATATATACACCTGAGTTAATCGGGAAAAAAGTAATTAGATTAAAATTAAAAGATATAGAATAA